The genomic interval CCCAGCGGATGACTGCGTTGATTGGTTGGGGCGGTACGGTCGATTTTCAGGAAGCCTGGGTGTATGACCAGGCAGCCGATACCTATGCCCTCGATCCAGACATGGCAGCCAAGCTCAGGAAAGCCAATCCAGAAGCCTTTCGCAATGTCGTTGGCAGAATGCTAGAAGCTCACGGACGTGGCTTTTGGCATCCCGATGCCGAGAAGCTAGAGCAACTTCGGCAGTTGTATGAGCTGACGGATGAGGAGTTGGAGGGGGTTGTATAGGGATTAGGTGGTAGGTGGTAGGTGGTAGGGAATGTAATAAGGATCTGAGGGCTGATACCCATTGGTTCCTTAATTCCTAGACTTCCGCTTTGCAGATTTGAACAAGAAATTTGACAAGCCTCAAAACCTACCACCTACCACCTGTCACCTACTCCCTACCACCTACCACCTACCACCTACCACCTACCACCTACCACCTACCACCTACCACCTACCACCTATTTAAATTGACAGGTATTTGAGCGGAATTGGCGATCGCAATCACGCCCGCGATCGTGGTTCCTATCGTTACTGACAGACTTGGGACTTCCGTAATTGGAGATACAAAACCTATCTGGATGCAGCACGTAATCTGGCAGCACAGTTGACCGGATACCAAGGAGCAAATCATGCCTGAAGTTACGACTCCTGCCCATCAAGTGGGCGATTTCTTTGTCGATTACGAAGAGAAGGTGTTTCCCGATGTCAAAGCAGAACCGGGTGAAAAAGCATTAGTCACATTCCACACCGTTGCATTTGAAGGATCGATCGGGTTAGTCAATTTGCTCCAAGCGATTCGTTTACATCGAAAAGGATTTGAAACTTCTGTGCTGTTGTATGGTCCCGGTGTAACGTTGGGCGTGCAGCGGGGTTTTCCAAAAATTGGTGATGCGGCATTTCCAGGGCACCAAAACTTTAACGATCAACTCAGCAAATTCATGACCGAAGGGGGCAAAGTTTACGCCTGCCGTTTCGCTCTACAAGCCCTTTATGGTCATGGTGAACCTTCTCTCATTCCTGGCATTCGCCCTATCAATCCTCTAGATGTGTTGGATCTGATTCTGCTGCATCGCAAAGATGGGGCATTTATTTTGGATACGTGGACGGTTTAGTAGGTGGTAGGTGGTAGGTGGTAGGTGGTAGGTCTGAAACTATTGGCTGGAATTGACACTGCTGCTCTTTGAATCTGGTTCGTTAAGCCATAGGTTTCCGTTTTTGGCAATTGGTTAGCGAGCTTATATGACTCCACCACCAGATCCATCGCTTTACCCCATACCTTTAGGTCGCGATAACTTTCAACACTCATGCTCTAATCCCAATACTTTTTGATACCTACTCCCAGCATTCCCTACCACCTACCACCTACCACCTACCACCTGTTATGAACCCCCATATAGTCCGCGCCGCAGCAGTACAACTCAGCCCCGTATTGTTTAGTCGAGATGGGACAACGGAGAAAGTGTTGAAAGCGATCGCGAATGCTGCCAAAGCGGGTGCTGAACTCGTTGTTTTTCCAGAAACGTTTGTCCCCTACTACCCGTATTTTTCGTTTGTGCAACCACCTGTGTTGATGGGCAAGGAACACATGCGGTTGTATGAGGAAGCGGTGGAGGTTCCTGGTTCCGTTACAGATGCAGTGAGTCAGGCGGCGAAGTTGCATTCCATTGTGGTGGTGTTGGGCGTAAACGAGCGGGAGGGTGGCTCTCTCTACAACACGCAACTTATTTTTGATGCAGATGGCACGTTGTTACTGAAACGGCGCAAAATTACCCCCACTTTCCATGAACGGATGGTCTGGGGACAGGGGGATGGAGCCGGTCTAAAAGTGTTGGATACAGCGATCGGAAGGCTGGGGGCACTGGCATGTTGGGAGCATTACAATCCCCTGGCAAGGTTTGCACTCATGGCACAGCATGAACAGATCCACTGTGCCCAATTTCCGGGGTCTCTGGTGGGGCAAATCTTTGCCGACCAAATTGAAGTGACTATTCGGCATCACGCTTTGGAAGCGGGCTGTTTTGTTGTGAATGCAACGGGCTGGTTGACTCCTGAACAGGTCACCCAAATTACCCCCGATGAGAATTTGCAGCGAGTTTTAAGCGGGGGGTGTAACACTGCCATTATCGGTCCCGAAGGCAATCACCTGTGCCCACCCATTACCGAGGGAGAGGGAATGGCGATCGCCGACCTGGATTTCTCGTTGATTACCAAACGTAAACGCATGATGGATTGCGTTGGACACTACTCTCGCCCCGACCTGCTGCAATTGCAGTTGAATCCGAATCAGTGGGCGGTGATGGAGCATGCGTCAGGGGTTGGGGGTCAGGGGTCGGGGGTGTGGGAGGCGCACACAGGGGAATCCAAAACTCCAATTTCTGATATCCAGAATTCCTCAGACTACGCTTCCGATGAAGCAGACAGCTACAGGTTGCCTGCCCCAGAAGCACAAAGCACAGCCAAGATTCAGTGATGCAATATGGAAACAAAACCTCCCCTACCACCCTTTACACTTCGAAACGGCAAAAGCCAAAGTTCAGGCGGCGGAAGATGCCTGGAATACCCGTGATCCAGCCAGAGTTGCCCTCGCCTACACGGAGGATTCCCAATGGCGCAATCGGGCGGAGTTCTTCAATGGTCGTGAAGCGATCAGGGCTTTTCTGAAGCGCAAGTGGGATCAGGAATTGGATTATCGGCTGAAGAAGGAGCTTTGGAGCTTTACCGACAACCGGATCTCGGTTCGGTTTGAGTATGAATGGCACGATGCGGCTGGCAACTGGTACCGCTCCTATGGCAACGAGCAATGGGAGTTTGCTGCCAATGGTTTGATGCAACGACGAGAAGCCAGCATTAACGATGTTCCGATTCAAGAGTCTGACAGAAAGTTTCGCTGGGAGCGCAAGCCTGGTCTATGAATAAACAACAGTTAATTACCGAGCTGCAAACCGTGGGGCTGAAATGGGTTGCATGGGATGTTGGAGTATCAGGACGAAAAGGTGGGGCGGGACCTTCTGATCACAAGGCAGTTACGATCGACGGCACAACCGTGATGGTGCCGATTTACACCGATGCAGCAGCCCGATCGCCCTACTCCGTTGCCCTCGATCCCCAATCTGAACAGGCAGTTTTGCAGTTAGATGAAAACCCGATCGCGCCGCTGGTATTTCCGCAGCAGCCCCAGTTTTACAGTCTAACGACTACGGATGGAATTCCCTATTGGAAAATCGCCCTGTTGCATGGGCAAGAGGTTCTGGCGACAACGGTTTTGCAAACCTGTATGCGTTACAGCGACGCAGCCACTTCCTGCCAGTTTTGTGCGATCGGGCAGTCTCTGGAAGCAGAACGGACGATCGCTCGTAAAACCCCTGCCCAACTGGCGGAAGTGGCGGAAGCCGCAGTCCGATTAGATGGCGTCAAACACATGGTGATGACAACGGGCACCCCCCATACCAGCGATCGGGGTGCTGCGTACCTGACGGAATGCGCCAGCGCAATTAAGCACCGAGTCAATTTGCCGATTCAGGCACAGTGCGAACCGCCAGATGATTTTGCCTGGTTTGCTCGGCTCCACCAGGCAGGGGTGGATAGTTTAGGCATGCACCTGGAAGCGGTTGACCCCCAGGTGCGCGCCAGAATTATGCCAGGAAAAGCGTCTGTTCCTGTTGCATATTACTTTGAGGCATTTGCCGCTGCGGTCAAGGTTTTTGGCTGGGGACAGGTCAGCACCTATTTACTAGCGGGTTTAGGCGACGATTTACCAACGTTGCTCCAGGCCTGCGAACGACTCACGGCGATCGGCGTCTACCCCTTCGTCGTGCCCTTCGTCCCCATCACTGGAACCCCCCTCGCATCCCATGCTCCACCCAACAGCGAATTGATGTACAGCTTGTACCAAAAAGTTAGCGTCATGCTCGATCGGGCTGGCATGTCCTCCCAATCCATTAAAGCAGGCTGCGCCAAGTGTGGAGCGTGTTCGGCCCTGGCTCCGTTTGAATCGGCACAGGTGTGAGGCGTCAGGGGCTAGATAGTTCTGATTCACTATTCATTGTCCACTTTTCTCCTTATCACTCAGCACTGATTCAAAACTTCTACCAAATTAAATAGTCTTCGTGGCCCATCAACATCCTGTAAGGGCGTTTGGCCAAACGCCCCTACCCGATCGGTCGCGTTTTCAATTCAAATGGGTATTAAAACTCAAAACTCGAAACTCAAAACTACCTGCCACCTATGTCCTCCTCACTTCTACCAAATTAAATAGTCTTCGTGGCCCATCAACATCCTGTAAGGGCGTTTGGCCAAACGCCCCTACCCGATCGGTCGCGTTTTCAATTCAAATGGGTATTAAAACTCAAAACTCGAAACTCAAAACTACCTGCCACCTATGTCCTCCTCCTACCTGTTCAAACTGGCAACAACTTCCCCTGAAATCGCCGCTTATTTTGACCTGCGTCGCTCCATTTTTGTGGAAGAACAGGGGCTATTTCAGGGTAGCGATGTCGATGAAGTGGATGCGATCGCCTACCCCATCATTGCTCTAGCAGAGGACAGGGGGATGGGGGCAGAGGGCAGAGGGCACAAGGCAGCAGGGGAAGACGTCCACTCCCTACTCCCCACCCACCCACCCCCATTCCCTCACCCCCTTGGCATTGTTCGCATCTACGAACCCGAACCCGGACTCTGGTACGGTGGCAGATTGGGGGTGCATCGAGACTATCGGCGCGTGGGGCGAATCGGTAAAGGGTTGATTGATAAAGCAGTCACCACAGCGAGCACCTGGGGCTGCCAGCGATTTTTGGCAACGGTGCAACTTCAAAATGTCCGCTTTTTCCAACGACTGCATTGGGGTTCCCTCGAAGAGATAACCATTTGCGGATTGCCCCATCATTGTAATGGAAGCTGATTTGAACCACTATCCCCCCGGTGCAGAAACACGCCCAATTCTTCCCGTTCCCATTTTGGAGGCGTCCTGATGCTTGCAACCCTGGTAGCAGAGCTACGTCAATCCTTAGGAATCTTGCAGAAGCGGGATATTCAGATGGTTGCAGAGGCATTGACAGGTGTCAGGGAATGGAAGGCAGAGGGCAGAGGGCAGAGGGTAGAAGGAGGGAGTGGGGAGTGGGGAGTGGGGAGTGGGGAGGGAGAGGAGATGAAGGTAGAGGGTAGCCCTCAGTCCTCAGTCCTCGGCTTCAATTCAAAATTCAAAATTCAAAATTCAAAATTCTTCTCCCCACCCCACACCCTTCTGGGAGACGACTGCGCTGCCATACCGGATCGCTCTGGCTACCTGCTGTTTGCTGCTGAGGGGATTTTGCCTGCGCTGGTGGAGGCGGAACCCTGGTTTGCGGGTTGGTGTGCAGTGATGGTAAATGTCAGTGACATCTATGCGATGGGTGGTAAACCGATCGCGATCGTGGATACGCTCTGGAGTCAATCCCCCGATCGCAGTGCCCCCTTGTTGGATGGTATGAAGGCAGCCGCTGAAACCTATCATGTCCCGATCGTTGGCGGGCATACCAATGGGCATAGTCCCTACAATGCTTTATCTGTAGCGATTTTGGGACGGGCGCAGCGGTTAATCACGAGCTTTAATGCCCGTCCAGGCGATCGCCTCCTAATTGCCACAGATTTTCGGGGTAAGCCCTACGGCAACTACCCCTTCTGGAATGCGGCAACGGAGGCAGATCCCTTTCAGTTACGGGGAGATCTGGCGATTTTGCCTTTCCTGGCTGAATCAGGTTTGTGTGATGCCGGAAAGGACATCAGCATGGGTGGCATCATTGGCACGCTGTTGATGTTGCTAGAGACTTCTGGTTGGGGGGCCGTCCTCAATCTTGATCAGGTTCCCTGTCCAGTTGGATTAACCCTCAAACACTGGCTCCTCTGTTTTCCCAGCTACGGTTTTTTGCTGAGTGTTCGCCCGGAACAGGTCGCTGCTGTCCAGGCCCACTTCCATCAACGAGATCTGATGTGCGAGGTGGTTGGAGAAGTCCAACCAACCCATCAACTCGTTCTTCAGTCTCAAGATCAATCCGTTGTGTTCTGGGATCTGTCACAGCAGAAATTGACTGGATTCTCTCCTGCTTAGAGGAATTATGGCAGAAGCCAAGCTTCGCATCGCTCTCTTCACCTATTCCACCAAACCCCGTGGTAGTGTGGTTCATACCCTGGAATTGGCAGAGGCGTTGCACGCTTTGGGGCAAGAGGTTTGTGTTTATGCTTTGGATAAGGATGGGACAGGATTCGATCGCCCCCTTGCCTGCCATTACAAATTGGTTCCGGCAAAGCCTGCTCCCTGTGGCATAGATGCATTAATTCAGCAACGGATTCAAGAGTTTGTTGATGACTTGAGCCAATCTACCGAGGTGTACGATTGCCATCACGCCCAGGATTGCATCAGTGCAAATGCATTGGCGATACTGCGATCGCGCCACAAAATTCCTCATTTAATTCGTACCGTGCACCACATTGAAGATTACACCAGTCCCTATTTGCAGCAATGTCAGGATCGTTCGATTCGAGAACCAGATGTG from Kovacikia minuta CCNUW1 carries:
- a CDS encoding MSMEG_0567/Sll0786 family nitrogen starvation N-acetyltransferase — encoded protein: MSSSYLFKLATTSPEIAAYFDLRRSIFVEEQGLFQGSDVDEVDAIAYPIIALAEDRGMGAEGRGHKAAGEDVHSLLPTHPPPFPHPLGIVRIYEPEPGLWYGGRLGVHRDYRRVGRIGKGLIDKAVTTASTWGCQRFLATVQLQNVRFFQRLHWGSLEEITICGLPHHCNGS
- a CDS encoding four helix bundle protein, coding for MSVESYRDLKVWGKAMDLVVESYKLANQLPKTETYGLTNQIQRAAVSIPANSFRPTTYHLPPTTY
- a CDS encoding nuclear transport factor 2 family protein yields the protein MKQTATGCLPQKHKAQPRFSDAIWKQNLPYHPLHFETAKAKVQAAEDAWNTRDPARVALAYTEDSQWRNRAEFFNGREAIRAFLKRKWDQELDYRLKKELWSFTDNRISVRFEYEWHDAAGNWYRSYGNEQWEFAANGLMQRREASINDVPIQESDRKFRWERKPGL
- a CDS encoding Nit6803 family nitrilase, whose product is MNPHIVRAAAVQLSPVLFSRDGTTEKVLKAIANAAKAGAELVVFPETFVPYYPYFSFVQPPVLMGKEHMRLYEEAVEVPGSVTDAVSQAAKLHSIVVVLGVNEREGGSLYNTQLIFDADGTLLLKRRKITPTFHERMVWGQGDGAGLKVLDTAIGRLGALACWEHYNPLARFALMAQHEQIHCAQFPGSLVGQIFADQIEVTIRHHALEAGCFVVNATGWLTPEQVTQITPDENLQRVLSGGCNTAIIGPEGNHLCPPITEGEGMAIADLDFSLITKRKRMMDCVGHYSRPDLLQLQLNPNQWAVMEHASGVGGQGSGVWEAHTGESKTPISDIQNSSDYASDEADSYRLPAPEAQSTAKIQ
- a CDS encoding MSMEG_0572/Sll0783 family nitrogen starvation response protein; translated protein: MPEVTTPAHQVGDFFVDYEEKVFPDVKAEPGEKALVTFHTVAFEGSIGLVNLLQAIRLHRKGFETSVLLYGPGVTLGVQRGFPKIGDAAFPGHQNFNDQLSKFMTEGGKVYACRFALQALYGHGEPSLIPGIRPINPLDVLDLILLHRKDGAFILDTWTV
- a CDS encoding MSMEG_0568 family radical SAM protein, with amino-acid sequence MNKQQLITELQTVGLKWVAWDVGVSGRKGGAGPSDHKAVTIDGTTVMVPIYTDAAARSPYSVALDPQSEQAVLQLDENPIAPLVFPQQPQFYSLTTTDGIPYWKIALLHGQEVLATTVLQTCMRYSDAATSCQFCAIGQSLEAERTIARKTPAQLAEVAEAAVRLDGVKHMVMTTGTPHTSDRGAAYLTECASAIKHRVNLPIQAQCEPPDDFAWFARLHQAGVDSLGMHLEAVDPQVRARIMPGKASVPVAYYFEAFAAAVKVFGWGQVSTYLLAGLGDDLPTLLQACERLTAIGVYPFVVPFVPITGTPLASHAPPNSELMYSLYQKVSVMLDRAGMSSQSIKAGCAKCGACSALAPFESAQV
- a CDS encoding sll0787 family AIR synthase-like protein, translating into MLATLVAELRQSLGILQKRDIQMVAEALTGVREWKAEGRGQRVEGGSGEWGVGSGEGEEMKVEGSPQSSVLGFNSKFKIQNSKFFSPPHTLLGDDCAAIPDRSGYLLFAAEGILPALVEAEPWFAGWCAVMVNVSDIYAMGGKPIAIVDTLWSQSPDRSAPLLDGMKAAAETYHVPIVGGHTNGHSPYNALSVAILGRAQRLITSFNARPGDRLLIATDFRGKPYGNYPFWNAATEADPFQLRGDLAILPFLAESGLCDAGKDISMGGIIGTLLMLLETSGWGAVLNLDQVPCPVGLTLKHWLLCFPSYGFLLSVRPEQVAAVQAHFHQRDLMCEVVGEVQPTHQLVLQSQDQSVVFWDLSQQKLTGFSPA